A region of the Chroicocephalus ridibundus chromosome 1, bChrRid1.1, whole genome shotgun sequence genome:
GGGACTCTCAGTGTTGCTCCACAACAAGCTCAGTGCCCAGACCTCACGAAAAACACCAGCCGGGAAGATCCCTCTCCCTCAACCCTAGGTGCTGGCAAAGCTTTAATGGGGGGACGGCGAGATGAGCTCAGCCCAGCCCCTTGgacctctctcttctccttcctggtAGGGTTCTaaccctccccttcccctcccggccAAGATGCGgatgccccccctccccaggttgCCCCCACTCACATGTCCATACGCTCGCCCGCCGGGCACGCAACCCCCTGCCCGTCCTCCCCGGGATCTCCGGAGCGGCGGTCAGCGGGAATTCCGCCCGGAGGCCGGTCAGGTAGGTGGGGAGAagcggagggagggaagaaaaagcccGGCTGGCCCCGTTccaggctccccccagcccggcgGCTGCTGCCCTCTGCTGCCGAGATGCTGCCGAGATgctggtgtgtgtccccccccccctcccccggtgtGTGCGCTTTTGGGGGTCTCTCACCTCCCAGCCAGGCAGGGGCGATCTGAATCTTCCAGGCGAGACCCTTTCCTAAGGCTCGATCTGCAATCCGGCAGCTGCTCCGAGGTTGTCCCCCTCCTGAAGTTGTCCTCCTAGGAAGCCTTCCCCCGACTCCTTCTGGGCTGTTTCCTGGTGTAAGAGGACCAGAAATTTTGGTcttaacaaattaatttaaagtttttttttttttttttttttaaatcaaaccgTCAAAAGAGGCGAGTTTTCTCTGTTCTGGCTTGCTGAAGAGCATTTCagagggttgggggtttttggggggatggGATCTAGGAGCTTCTTCGGGGAAAGCAGGAAACATCAGACATTAAACGGATATTAAGGAAAATGAACCAACCTACAGAATTAAAAGCATTCTGAGAACAAGTCCCTCTTTAAGGACCCTTCTTGCTGTTTGTTCTGCGAGCGTTTTTAGGAGAAGCGAGATAGATAAGGCCTTCAGTGTTTAATGGGGAAATGAGAAAAGATAGCAGCTTACAAACACATTTCAGGCTTTTATCAACACAGTGCACAAGACATATATTGTGTTCCACCAACTTTGCAAAGTTTAAAATTTCTTGACTTTCAGACTTTGGTGTAAGAGATAAAACACCATTTTAGTGTTTTCCCTTAGAATTATGGGTGGCTTCAGATAAATTAGCAAGTTTCTTGCATTGAAAGCATAGGAAATAATTCACAGCTACAAAACCATGTTGAATTCAGGTGAAAACAGagttaaaaagaaggaagaaattagTGTCTTTGTGATATTTATGGAAGTGTCCTAGAGAACATGCTCATCAAATGTCTTTGAATTGTTATCCGAAAAAGATCACATAAACAAGTAATTAGTGCCTCTGTAATAACAGCATATGGCCCCGCACATCAAAATGAAGATTAAGCGGGGGACATTACCTCAGTACTTCCTGATAGCCAAATATCTCTTCTGCATGATGGACATACTTGGGCAGGGGTCACTGCTGTGCCGTGCCGGAGCAGGTTCTGCTGGCTTACTGTCCCACCAGAAGGGACGCTTTTACTCAGAAACCACATCTGGAAAGTATCTGGCAAGGACTGGAAGCTACTCTCCGAGAGATCTGTTATGGACAGGTTACGGGCGGGAAGAGTGTTCCCAGGAAAAGCAGGGATAGACAGAGGTGACTGAGGATCATTTGTAAGAAGGTTGATCATTTCAGGGTGTTCTTGACAAGGAATCTTCTGCCCAGAGGGCACTACTGGGAGTCCCCCATGGCGCTTTCGAAGCACATCTCCCTCGTCTTCATTTCCTCCCCCTGCCTTGATAACACCATCTGGGCTACTAGGAGAGAACTTCATCTAGTAAAGCTGAGGGTGGTTAGCTGGGGATATGCCTACCTGGAGCAGCCCACCTCTAATACATGTCCCAGAGACCCACCTGATTTGGACAAAGCGGCTGTGCCCTCAGCCTTGCTCCAGTGCTCCCACTGGTGGCGTTCCCCTTCAGATGCTCTGTGCAATCCTGTTCTTCATGTTAGGGAGGAGACAGGAAATATCTGCTATCATTTTTTCCTGGGGAGGATGTCTCTACCTTTCTTTGCTTAAGGGCAGAACACATGTAGGACCTCAGAATACATGTAGGACCAGAGGATGGCAAAACCAGCACCTGTTTGCTGGCCTGCTTGACTCAGCGGGGTTACAAGAGGACTGGACAGTAAATCCAGACAATATCAGAGCAAAGAAGCTGTAGATCTTCAGCACAGTCAAAGGTGCCAACAGCCTCTCCTGGAGAGAGACTCCTGCTTTGAATACAGTGTGTTGCAGGAGGTCGTTGGAAAGAAACCTGCTGTGCAGCCTCAGAAGCTGTGAGATCATTCTCCGATGTACCTCTCATCCACTAAACAGATGAGAAGATGAGTTGGATACTTCGGAAACTTGAAGCAAGGAGGACAGAGAAATACCTTTGTTGGGCCTCCTACAGCTACACCACCAACCCTACAGTACGCCAAGGCCACAGAGCCAGGCTCACCTGTACACACTGAGCTGCTTTCCCAGGGCACTCTACCTTCAGCCCCTTGGTTTGACTACCCATCACAGCCTTCCGGAGACACTCCGTCACTAGCCGCAGGGCTTGGGCTTCACACAGCCGGGCCTGTGCTATCCAATGGCTTACCACTTTTTCAGACAAATCAAGCCACTCCTGCGGCTCTGGCTGATATGGTGAAGATGACCTACACCAAAAGAAGTCTCAGGAGTGGGTCTTCCCCCTGGTATGAGatggtgagcagcagcagcatcttggTAGTCTGTTTCTGCGTCTTCTAAATCAAGGGGCAAAGCCAAGTGTAATACCCCAGAAGGGACATACTTCTGCAGCGCTAGCCACTCAGCAAGGGCCAAGAACAAAGACAGTGCCCTCCCCATGTCGCACCTTATCCCCTGCCTTACGCCAGCATCCTCACTTCCCGCGGGCTCGCGTCTCAGTGATATAGTACTCTGGTGCAAAGTCACCGTCTGACTTAGGCATCACATCTATAGCACAACTACAAAAGAAGCCCAGTGAATTATTAGCGCTGGTAGTTACTAACTGAAGCCCCAGAATAGGTTGGAATACTAGCCCTTATGGTTATTCTGAGTGTGGACCACATCAAGTGGGTGTGATTCCTACCGATGGTTCTGGCACAACCAGACGCTTCCTGAAGACGAGATGCTGTCATGGATATACGATGGCTGGCAACCAGTCAGAAGCAATCCACTCAGCACATCACCTCACAAGCTTACATGACAATTATGTGGATGGCTGGCATGCCAGTGGAAGAGTCTGGGTAACCACCTGAAGGCAACAGCTGCCTACCATCAAACCAGAACCTAGGCTCAGAAAATGGCAGTTTGTACCAGCTTTTGGTGCAAGGTTTGAAATGAGTTGATTAGTTGTTGATCACACGGTCTGGAAGATATCAGTCTGGACATGGTGGAGTGAGCTTCATGTTGGGGATCAGAAACATCTCAGAAGGGCTCTCATTGCATGGAGGAGAATGAAGAGGGCAACAGTTgaaccagctccagctgcagtcGGTCAAAGCTCTGCATTTGCAATGTTGTGATACCAAAAAGATAACGTAGAGGCTCCTCATGAGAGAAGGAACAATGGGTTGTGGAGTCTGCATAGAGCAGATAAATGACATGCTGGATGATGCCATGGCTATGATTGCTCGTTGGGTTTGATTGCGTCCCGCCCAGTGGTACATTTGCACTGCGGATATTGACAGGGTGCTGCAGCCTGGGATGTCCTCAGGACAACCTTGAAGAGCCGGAGTTCAACATTATAggtgcagctgcagctccctgacCCCTTGCTTATCACATGTTCTGAAGTAACGCTTTTCTCATGGCGCTCGTGTTCGCAGTTCTCTGAGAACAAGCTCTTTGGAAAATACTACATTTTAGATGagatgctggaagaaaaaagtgcatCTTCTCAGCTTGAAAAGGGCCTCTATTTTCAAACTCTGCCTACCTCTTGGTTCTCCGTGATGTCAGTAGCTACACATTTCTGTGTACCCTGCCCTTCAACCTTTTGTTGGGGGGCAACCACAAGTGTCCTTCAGAAAGGGGGCTGTGGGCCTGTGCACCTCCCATCAGGTGTCTTCATTAAAGGACACCTCTGTCTTTGGCACCGGTCTGGCTTTTCGGGGGCCTCACCTGCTTTGGTTCTGTCCCTTGGTCGCTGTAGAGAGCAGCTGTGAACCAGGGGAGCTATGATGGCCACGGGGGCGGGGGACACGACACTGCCAGGACGCCAGAAGGAGTGCTGGGGCTAGAAGCGGTGGCAGTGGTTTCCTACACCAGGAGGAGAGCTAAAGCTGCTACCCTGCTCTGGGTTGCTCTGCTCCAGATGAACGTAGAAGTGCAAccaattttcacagaatcacgcagaatcacagaatgattctGTGGCTCAGAGAGCCTGAGCCTTCCTCACTCACAGGACCTTCTCAAGAGCACAGTGAACGTGCCCTCGGATTTCACGCCATTCCATGAAAATCCTTGACTCTGGAGGACAAGTTCTGTTTTCTACCCAAACCTGCTTGAGGATCGCGGGATCCTCAGAAGAACGTGGGGTCCCTTGGGGACAGGAGAAGACGGCTGGTGTTGGTGGCTGCGGAAGAAGGGGCAGCCTCAGCCACCCTTGCCCACTCGGCGACCAACTCCCCCTTCCCACGGGGATCGGAGCGGGGGGTTTgtccggggcggcgggaggagggcgggagctgcggggcgggggggggggccgggccggtggTGGGGCAGCCCCGGTCCCGCTCCTCCCCGCACCGCTCTTATTCTGAAAGGAGCCTCCGTGCGGCCGACGGCCCATCGCCCTCCCCTACCCCGGCCCACCCGGGCCGCCTcctctccccgcctccccgctccccgccagcccggccccgccgtcaCCCCCGGCCGCGGGAGGGACCGGCCCGACCGATGCCCGGCGagaggggaaacagaaaaaaagacgcTGCTACGGTGCGAAGGATGTCGGATCGCTCgggtcttgtttctttttctttttttttttttttttttttttttaatccgggGGGCGGTTTGCACTCAGGAGCGAGGGTCCCGGCCGGGcatcctccccccctcccccagcttccCCCCGTGGAGCGCTCACTTCACTTTCTGGAAAACCTGGACACAGACCTCGTCTTCAGCCGTCATGCGCTGGGCAAAGGAAGGGGACAAAAGAGGAGTTTAGGCCGGatcccctccttctctccctcccccagccctgcctgcccccccgcTGGAGCCTGGCAGGCCCCATGCTGCTGCACGCCCTTCCCGACCCTCCCGGAGCCCCGGCGGGtcaggctgcagggcagggaagggacatTGCCTTTGGCTGAGCTGCGTTAACTTTTAAACCCTGGAGGCGGATGTTTGTTCGAAGCGGTGGCTGCCCCCCGAGGAGCCGGGGCTGAAGTCTTGAGAGGAGCTGGAAGgaagccccagggctggctcggAGCCCGCAGCACCCGCGCTGTGTGCGTGTGCATCCCCCCACCCACTGTGACTGGGATTTAGCAAGCTGCGCAGGACCCCGCCTCACCAGATGCAGCTGGTCCCCCTCCAGCCAGTGCCTCCAGCCTCGgttcctcttctctcccagctgctcaCACACCAGCTGATCCCCCTCCCAGGAGAcagttgtctgaaaaaaaaaggaggagaggggaagacaTGGTACCAAGACAAGCGGGTCCTGGCAATACAGGTTTCCAGCAATGGCGCTGACTGTTCCTCTCAGACGCGTTTTCAAATGCAGTCCCCGATCTGGTGCCTCTTTGGTGTCTTCTTGGGACTGATGTCCTTTGTGGAAGGTGAATGACCCCCTGGCTTCCAAGTGCAACAGAGGACTGCCAAGTGGGATGACGTTCTGTCTTTCCAGAGCTTTGCTCCAGAGGATAGTACCCTCTGGGTCCCAAAGTACTGGGTTTCTGGCTGTATGGTGCTCATCCCCTTTGCTGTGAGTGATTTACTCATAGAACCACTTATTCCCGGACCTGCAGGGGCATGCCAGCTCTGGGATGGGCTCTCAACTGGTTTGTGAATCAAAAGCTGAGCAAGTCCCTGAACTTGTGGTGCACCCCAACCCGCTTGTCAGACTGCACTGCTTGGGGCTTCTCACCTGGCACTTGCGTCCATCCACGGGTCCCAGGTCTTCCTCAAACTGGACTCCCAGGTCAAAATCCATAACGTAGTCCCGCAGGGAGGTGATCGTGCGGATGACCATGTGATCTCCCGTGTGGATGATCTCTTTGTCAGGTTTCAGGAGGCAAACCACTTTTCGCAGGACCACATTGATATCTGGAGGATGAGAGGGAGGGGAGATCTGTGGACGACGTGGGCCCCTCGTCTAGCAGCATCCCCACAGAACTCCTCCACTCTTTTAGCCAGAGAGCCCCAGCCACCATATGTCCTCCCCCGC
Encoded here:
- the RBP5 gene encoding retinol-binding protein 5 gives rise to the protein MPPNLTGYYRFVSQENMDNYLRALDINVVLRKVVCLLKPDKEIIHTGDHMVIRTITSLRDYVMDFDLGVQFEEDLGPVDGRKCQTTVSWEGDQLVCEQLGEKRNRGWRHWLEGDQLHLRMTAEDEVCVQVFQKVK